One part of the Natranaeroarchaeum aerophilus genome encodes these proteins:
- a CDS encoding pyridoxal-dependent decarboxylase, which translates to MPICVVATGNGSIEQFLAAHEVANDHNLWFHVDAAYGGTLVFSDTE; encoded by the coding sequence GTGCCCATCTGTGTCGTCGCGACGGGTAACGGAAGTATCGAGCAATTCCTGGCGGCCCATGAGGTCGCCAACGACCACAATCTGTGGTTCCATGTTGACGCAGCCTATGGCGGGACACTCGTCTTTTCAGATACCGAATGA